GGCAGAATTGACCGTCCCAAAACGGACTTCCTTGCCTTCCATGTTGCCACCGGGATTCGTTGTACTGCTCGTTTGGTCTGCCCCTAGGCTGGCTAAAGCCGGGTTGCCAGTCTGTTCAGCCGCGAAGGCAAGCCCAAGCCCTATCCACAGTAATACCAGCATGGCTGCCAGGATTGCCCAGCCCTGACGTGTAGATCCAACCATATAGCCGAAGGTGTATGTAAGTGCTGCTGGAATGAGCAGGATGGATAGCATTTCCACAAAATTAGACAGGGGTGTTGGGTTTTCAAACGGATGGGTGGAGTTGGCATTAAAAAATCCGCCCCCATTGGTTCCCAGTTCTTTGATGGCGATCTGTGAGGCAGCCGGACCAACAGCCAATAGCTGGGTGGTCTGAGTGATAGTTTCTGTTAGCGAATTACCGCTGGCATCGGTGACGAGGTTACCCTTGGCATCCAGGATGGGCTGTTGAGATGTGGATGGTTGGACAAGCGAGACTTGTTTATACGGCGAGAATGTCTGTACCACCCCCTGGCTCACCAGGAATATAGCCAGGATCATCGCCATCGGCAGTAAGATGTATAACACCCCGCGCGTCATGTCGACCCAGAAGTTACCAATCCTAGTGGTTTGTTTGCGGGTCAATGAGCGGATAAACGCCATCAGTACCGCCATGCCAGCCGCAGCTGACATAAAGTTTTGGACGGTTAACCCAACCATTTGGGGTAGATAGCTCAGTGTGTTTTCTCCGCCGTAAGCTTGCCAATTTGTGTTGGTGACGAAACTGATCGCTGTATTGAATGAAAGGTCTGGAGAGACTGCTCCAAGCTTCTGGGGGTTTAGTGGAAGCAGCCCCTGCAGTCGTTGGAGCAGGTATAGGGCCACGAAGCTGACCAGGCTGAAGACCAGCAATGAGATGGCATAGACCTTCCAATCCATCTCGTCTTCCTCCCTGATCCCGAAAATTCGGTACAGGAATCTTTCCAGCGGGCGAAGGGGGCTATGGAGAATGGTGCTATCACCTTGATAAACCCGTGCCATGTATAAGCCTAGGGGTTTGACCAGCATGATCAGGATGATGAAAAAGATCGTCACTTGCAAAAAACTATTAAATGTCATTCGCTGTCCAGTCCGCTTTTCAGTCGAACCACTCCGGTTTTAAGAGTGCGAGTAGTAAGTAGACCAATAGAGAAATCGAGATCAATCCCGTTAGGATATAGAAGATATCCATATCACTCATCCATCAGGCCCTGGCATAGAGCGATCAAGCCCCAGCAGGCGATAAATACTACGGCAATCATCGCAAGGTAAAGTAGGTCCAACATAAGCTGCTCCTGATTACATCCAGTCCAGCTTAATATAGTGTTTTTGAGGTCAAGTTGGTGGCAAGGTATTGAATAAATGGGTCAAGAAAAAATAAAAATCTCGCTAAAAATGTAATTGATCTGTTTTCTGGCCAGAAAAAAGCTGTAAATATTCTCCCCCATCCAAAATAAGTAATGACATTCTTCGATCGCTAACTTGTGATTGGATATATATTGAAATTATTCCAACAGCTGTTTTAGCCTGAGGGCATTGGCTGGTGCGTACCCTTCAAAGTCGTTATTAAAAAATACATACACCTGCCTGGCCCCTTTTTTTGCTAAGTTTTGGGCGAGCCGGGCGATTTCTTCAAGCTCGGTATTTGAGTAGTTATATGAATACCAGTGGCCACGGCCGTGCATGCGCAGGTAGGCTCTCGTCGAGGTGAGATGATCGGTGAGCTTATGCTGGGGCGAATCTACATTGCAGAGTGTAGCTCCTAGCTCTTCCAACAGACGCATGGTGTCTTGGCCATACCAATCGGAACGCCGGAATTCGACCGCTGCCCGGGTGGGGTCAGGGAAAGCTGAAAGGGCTGTGCGCAAGCGTCCTGAGTCTATGGGCATATTAGGTGCCACCTGGAGCAGGATCATTTTGAATTTGTCTCCCAGCAGTGTGCACGAGCGATAAAAAGCCTGAATATCCTGCTCCACATCCAACAGGAACTTGCGATGGGTGATCAACTTCGGCGCTTTGAGCACGTAACCGAACCCTTCGGGAGCGCCCTGCCTCCAGTTCAGGTAGGTCTGGTCTTTAAACGTGCGGTAAAAGGTGGCATTGACCTCCACCGCTGAAAATTGGCTTGAGTAATGATCGAACCACTTCTTTTGAGGCAGTTCAGGTGGGTAAAAACGGCCTTTCCAGTGCTCATAGGTCCAACCGGATGTGCCGATGTAATAAATTGGCTGCTCAGCTGGCATTGCCAGGCGGTTTATTTTGTCCATGGATTATCCATTTTATTATTGCTCAGCCCCCTTAAATCAGAAGCGCCCTGCACGCTATTGCGCACAGAGCGCTTCACGACCAACCCCCTGGGGTTGAAACCCTAATGCGTAGAACGCATTGTTTTATCTAAATCTTATTTTATCACCAGATTTCTTTAAAAATCATTAAAGTTGTCTAGTCTTCTTTGTGTTCTTTTTGACGCTTCCGGTTGTAGCTCTGCCATTGTGAGTGCTTACGGTCGGCTTCATCCATGCCGCGTTTCATACGTGCAGACATATCTTCGTAGTTCGAAGAGTCCTGTGCTGAAACATACGGCCGGCTAAGGTTGATCTGTTGAGTAAGCAATTGATTGGCTGCTTCCCGTTCTCCCCGGCGCTCGAGCTTCAGGGCTTCTGTGGCAGCATCCGCCAGCTCGACCACGCTGAAACGCTGCATGACCTCCTGGTTTACCGCGGCTTCTTCCACTTCCTTCCCGCTCGCATACCTGAAGCTTGTCTCTGCCTGGCCTTCGAACACCTGCCCAGGTTGACCCTGGCTGAAGACCTTGGCGTTGAGCTTCAGTTCATCTGCAGCTGCCCCAGCCGGTACCTGCAATTTCACGTAAAGATCCTGCAGCCTGCCTGAGAGCATGTCACCCAGGTAGATGTGCAGGCTGCCATCTTTATATTCAGCAGCCCAACCACCCAATACCTGCCAATCCATGCTCATCGGGAGGTCGATCTTCACTTCCACCTTACGCACCGTGATGCCGATCAATTCTTCAAATTCCTTCAAGAAAATCTTGACGATTCGCTCAGGCCGTTCAATGTAATAAAAGTTACCGCCACCCCGGTTAGCCATCGCTTCGAGAAGATGCTCATTAAACCCATGCCCAACACCGAAGGTCGAGGTGGAGATGGAATCCTTGTACAGCTCGAAGGCATGTTGCGCCAGGATTTCTGGGTCAGTCTGGCCCACGTTGGCCAGCCCATCCGTGAGCAGCATGGTGCGGTTGATGGTCCCCTCTCCGGCAGCTGCAGCGATTTCCCTGCAGCCGGTCAGCCAGCCATCGCGCAGGTTGGTCATATTTCCAGACGTGATGCTGGAGATCAGCTGTTTTATCTCGAAGCGGTTGCCGTGGGTTACCTTCATGCTGTGCGCCAGCACCTGGATGGTGTCATCATATACCACCAGGGCCACTTGGTCTTGCGCTTGCAATTGTTCAAGCACGTGGCAGGCAGCCTGCTTCACATATTCTAGTTTTGCACCATTCATCGATCCGCTACGGTCGAGCACCAATGCCAGGTTGATATCCGGCCGCCGATCGTCTTTCGATGCCTCAGGAGCCTGTACCCGGATTTCCAGAATTCGTTGAGTGGTATTTTCCTTCGATATGAGGCTCTTGTCTGAATTTAATTGGATGTTGAGTTTTTCCTGGTTCATTTCGTTCCTCCTTGTAATTTTGTGCTAAAGATTTTCCTTGAGAAACTGAGCAGCTGCCTGACTCGATATTCCATTTCTGGTTGTATTGGGTGGCGAAGATGAAGCTCTACCCCGGTTGCCAGCTCAAATCTTTGCCACATGCCTTCGCTCTCGTCTGAATAGATATCCTGCAGGTTGCTCATTGGTGGCACCGCTAAATCGGATTGTCTTGTGATCCTTATCTGGTTTTTTTCCGTCGTTCCTTTCGTTTTATATCTGGATTGGTCTTCCATGATCTGGTCGATATATTGAAGTGCCTTTTCAGCGGGCCTGGCATTGGGTTGGGAAGGCATGGGTTGACCTTGGAACCGGGGAGTGGTGGCTGAAGGCTCGAGCAGTTTATGCTTAACCTCCTCATCCGATAGCGTGTTCATGATTTCCCGGATTTCACGCAGCGGCAGGTAGGATTCCTTCAGCCTGCGGATGAGCTCCAGCCTGTCCAGGTAGCTGGGTGAGTAGTAAGAATATTTCCCCTGGTAGCTAGGCTGGGGCAGGAGCCCTTCTTCGATGTAATAGCGTATCGTTCGAACGGATATCCCGGCCCGTTCTGCCAGCTCATGGATTAAAAATTCTTCTACAACCATTTGGCACTCCTTGCTTCATTTTCTCTTTTCATTTGTCTGATAATAACATTATAACAGTATTACGTAATAATGTCAACGAGGAGATGGATGATTCCACATTTTTCGTAAAGGGATATCATGTTGAGTTGAATTTATGGAGAAAAGTGTAAATTTGTGCCCGTAGAAAATAGGGGTTTACGCCAAGGAGTAAAGTATGGGTCGGATATTGCCATGCCCTGGGTATATGTGGCTGGCGCCTTTTTCCCTCAAATGCTGCCAGCTGGTCTTCACCAAATTTTCTGCTTCTCCCCAGGCGAGCTCCTCCGGTGTCAGGTCGCCGGTAAAGGCCGAGCCATCGTCCAGCAGTAAGGACACGCTATCATCGGAGTGCCCTGGGGTGTGCAGGATCTCGCCTGGAATACCAGCCCTGGCCAGTAAGTCACGGCTCTCCGTGGTCGAAATGATCACATTTCCATCCGACGCGATATCTACATAATGGTCTTGGGATTTGGTGAACTGCTTCATCAGCGGGATATGAGGCACTTGGATGTCGATGACAATCAACGCCACCCCTGCCAGCTTGAGCTCTTGGGCCAGCCCGGCATGGTCGATGTGATAGTGAGTAGCCAGGGCATAGCAGATCTCTTTGCGGGGAATGTC
The genomic region above belongs to Anaerolineales bacterium and contains:
- a CDS encoding DUF72 domain-containing protein; translation: MDKINRLAMPAEQPIYYIGTSGWTYEHWKGRFYPPELPQKKWFDHYSSQFSAVEVNATFYRTFKDQTYLNWRQGAPEGFGYVLKAPKLITHRKFLLDVEQDIQAFYRSCTLLGDKFKMILLQVAPNMPIDSGRLRTALSAFPDPTRAAVEFRRSDWYGQDTMRLLEELGATLCNVDSPQHKLTDHLTSTRAYLRMHGRGHWYSYNYSNTELEEIARLAQNLAKKGARQVYVFFNNDFEGYAPANALRLKQLLE
- the kdpF gene encoding K(+)-transporting ATPase subunit F, whose amino-acid sequence is MDIFYILTGLISISLLVYLLLALLKPEWFD
- a CDS encoding MBL fold metallo-hydrolase codes for the protein MALTIVNVGYLSTNYWVISAGNSRILVDLGYPGTMGTMCKRLHQMDIPRKEICYALATHYHIDHAGLAQELKLAGVALIVIDIQVPHIPLMKQFTKSQDHYVDIASDGNVIISTTESRDLLARAGIPGEILHTPGHSDDSVSLLLDDGSAFTGDLTPEELAWGEAENLVKTSWQHLREKGASHIYPGHGNIRPILYSLA
- a CDS encoding potassium-transporting ATPase subunit KdpA, with protein sequence MTFNSFLQVTIFFIILIMLVKPLGLYMARVYQGDSTILHSPLRPLERFLYRIFGIREEDEMDWKVYAISLLVFSLVSFVALYLLQRLQGLLPLNPQKLGAVSPDLSFNTAISFVTNTNWQAYGGENTLSYLPQMVGLTVQNFMSAAAGMAVLMAFIRSLTRKQTTRIGNFWVDMTRGVLYILLPMAMILAIFLVSQGVVQTFSPYKQVSLVQPSTSQQPILDAKGNLVTDASGNSLTETITQTTQLLAVGPAASQIAIKELGTNGGGFFNANSTHPFENPTPLSNFVEMLSILLIPAALTYTFGYMVGSTRQGWAILAAMLVLLWIGLGLAFAAEQTGNPALASLGADQTSSTTNPGGNMEGKEVRFGTVNSALWATATTAASNGSVNSMHDSYTPLGGLAMMWMMMLGEVSFGGVGSGLYGMLVFVIVAVFVAGLMVGRTPEYLGKKIETYEMKMAALLILIMPISVLTFTAIAVLTNPGKAAILNPGPHGFSEILYAYTSQGNNNGSAFAGIAANNPFYNITGGIEMLIGRFFLAVPTLALAGSLVKKKKSPESAGTLPTHTPLFIVWLSAVVILVGALNFFPALALGPIVEHLMLW